The Peromyscus leucopus breed LL Stock chromosome 4, UCI_PerLeu_2.1, whole genome shotgun sequence genome segment CTCAAAACCAGTTATTTGATGCTTCAGAAATAGCACAAAAATGTCTTGGGTACTATAAGATGTATTATAAAAATCATACACTTTCGAGgagagattcaagatggcggagacaagcagacgcaggtaggcctgtggcaacggcccgcggaggtggacgggcccggcagcagcggccgacagggacattcaggcccagtggcggcccacagaggtggacaggccctgcagcAGAGATAAgcggcaaccagcagagacatacaggcccggtggcggcctgcagaggtggatgggcccggcagcagtgacaagcagaggtgggtaggcccgcggcggcagccggcagagacatacaggcccgttggcagCCGGCAGGGGCAGACAGACCCGGCAGCAGCTGAcggggacatacaggcccggcggcggcggagacaagtggaagcgggtgggcctgtggcggcgggccacaggggtggacaggcccggggacggagaggggtgGACACAGCTTGGAGCGGGGACgcccctggccccaacacctggggaagaggttatctccgtgggtcggaaccagggcgagtctgggcactccgtctggggacaacccagggcccaactgctgatcctgtgaaacccaacaacttggaggtgttggtgagactaccctgctcagctgaaacccatctgggagaggattcagatgcctacagtttgaagtctgaagaaacaagatcagctgaggagttgacaaatgaacaaaacgtgacctgggaacacagaagaaggcgctacccagccactaaaccagatcaccagaatcataagtatataattcaccgactgaaatcagctgtccctgaagaaacagcccaatagtaccaatttaaccaagaacccctactaaaccaagactaaaaattagaacaagagaggcactctcagacacagacaccacctgcaccacacagaggaaaagatgagtagacgccattgcaaaaatacaggcaacaacataaagacctatatggcaacatcagaacctagtgattctacacctgcaagacctaaacataccatgacagaagaaatagaagaaatcaaccctaaaaatgactttaagaagatgatagaggcccttaaagaagaaataaaacattccctcaatgaggaaataaaaactttccttaaagaggaaatgaaaaactaccttaaagaggaaataaaaacttcccttaaagaggaaatgaaaaactccattaaagaggaaataaaaaacttccttaaagaaatggaagaaaaaatgaacaaaaaatgggaagaaatcaaatcaagccaagaaaaagcaattaaacagatgaaagaaacattccaagatctgaaaaatgaatttgagacaataaagaaagcacatgctgagggaatgctggaaatagaaatcctgactaaacgaacaggaactacagaaacaagcataacaaaccgattgcaagagatggaacagagaatctttgacactgaagacacgatagagaaaatagattcgtcagtcaaagaaaacactaaagacaaaaaagttgtaacacaaaatgtccaggaaatatgggacaccatgaaaagaccaaacctaagaataatagggatagaagaaggagaagaataccaactcaaaggcacagaaaatatattcaacaaaatcatagaagaaaactttcctaacctaaagaaagaaatacctatgaagatacaagaagcttacagaacactgaataggctggatccaaaaaaaaagtcccctcgccacataataatcaaaacactaaacacacagaacaaagaaaaaatattaagagccgcaaaggaaaaagaccaagtaacatataaaggtaaacccatcagaataacaccagactactcaatagagactatgaaagctagaagatcatggacaaatctcatgcagacactaagagaccacggatgccaacctagactattatacccagcaaaactcttaatcaccataggcggagtaaacaaaatattccaggataaaaccagatttaatcaatacctgtctacaaacccagccctacagaaagcactagaagggaaaattcaacccaaagaagctaaacacatccatgaaaaatcaagcaatagataatcccacaccaacatacaccacagaaggacaacacaacacaaccacaaaaaataacaggaattaacgatcactggtcattaatatccatcaatatcaatagtctcaactcacctataaaaagacataggctaacagaatggataagaaaacagaacccatccatctgctgcatacaagaaacacaccttaacttcaaagacagacactacctctgagtaaagggctgggaaaaggctttccaagcaaatggacctaagaaacaagctggtatagctatcctaatatctagagaaaaaggatgtttcaaaagagaagaagtcttgtggcagtgcctcagtggtccaggtaactaccagaactcggaaatcctcgacggagactaaggcagcagagatctagagtggagtgctgagttctggcaaacagctgcatctttcttccggTGGGTGCCTGGGCACGGCTGATGTGAATTGTGTACAGTCCAGATTTTGAGAATCGTGCTCTCTCAGGGATCTCCACGGACTAGTGGGTGTCCTCCCTCACTGCCCCTGTGGGACAGTCTCTGTGCGGAAGAGGCCTCGAGTGACTTTGtctctggtgttcctctggggatACCTGTGTGAGAGACTgtatgctccagaaccagctctcgtgtcctttggccaatgccggagtgtgaaatagtccaacgtgggaaacaaaagatgatcccaatcgggaatcgtgacattttttttttttttttttttttttggatgatggtcatgttctgttttgaaatagcctctgtgtatttcatttgttttcttttacctggcgatctctgagcaggcttcagattttgacagttgatgaaggATGCGACaggcattaatgtgtgggtgaaaagcttggtgaaattctgagtgaagttttggttaaagttggttgaacttgggattgactgggaggccaaagatttaaggagcagaagattctctcaagacacaggTTGTGTGATAatggtgtgttttgtgtgtgagaATTTGTGAATGTTGAATTCTGGGCTTCgacattgtcagtgcagatcaagctgcaagtatttgtgttttggaacttaaattataaagctagttacgtctttctgaCAGCTAGTTTTGGTGTttgtgagcatattttacctacattgccttttcaggatgttgagaaagatgcatcacggGCACagactggaggctgggggctagatggttttgaggaagaggtcttggtggactctttcgtggagcaaagggaagcaatgccttctgggaaatgagctgagttttaatctagtctttaagattagaagtcaaaaacaaaaatattaaggaaaggaaaacctaattgatctttgaagtattgttatgtggaattgagtgggacttttgaggcctttcttccagaaagcaaggacttggttgtcaggcctatgtTAGGCCTAggccttggtgccatgtagttgtacttgaatcatttcaatggaaagtgtcttggtgattggaacttctagtgcaggttggagttcttccatttgaaaaatgtgatatttgcatgggattgtttgaatcttgttttctggtccctccccatcaccaccctcatagtctgaaggtagatttttctcttgataaaggaacaaaaaaagtgaacatcttgtttgtaaataggtatctagtaactagtggtaaacttgaaatggtagaattctttaaaacctaattctaggtagccttaagaaaatgtatcttaattatttttgaacctgtattcaccttgtttttttcaaatatcttaagttatattttctttttcagagctgcttcttatttggggctacttttttttttttaattgaggagtaattcataaaagggtatattgttttgatgagattttttacaactgtggctggatgtctttctttagtcttccaagaagggccattttacttttttagagttactttttaaagtcatgaggtcaacaacttggactactatgcatgtaagtgctaatgcaaattaaaacccaagttgacctccagcagcagttcattctatgttgacagtgagagaacactttgcctgttaggatactgttattcgtggactgaaatgctgaagaaacccctcccctattttgttttttgcaaaaatcaaggtatattctagggtttcctggttgacctcaacagataaactgagatgatagtcttagttcagaaatgatctgaatgtagatttacagtctacgtgtacagctggctaagtgagtttgctttcacagttctgcatgtatcccatcagctccccattagtcactgaactcttaaaactggtattgtaacattatcacaatgttttgcgccaattttataaactttacagtacaatatgtgttccttttctgaggcaaaccaaaggtatatttctcaaggttctgctgctaacagcagcgttgatggaggattttttatacatttgtaatagatagaaataaaccagaaaaaaagaagaaaaaaagtggtggaggaaaaggtgaacactgcaagaatactcaaaagggctgagagttgcaaatgccaagaatggctttgcatagtaaatggaatagaacagctctgaactatagcttacttttcctggtttggtctgacagaatgattgaatgcttttgtacaaaaatcagagccttaaaaacaaggatttggtgagattgtaaaatggtgtgccactttggcaaaacagtttggtggttggtcaaaatgcaaaacattgttactctgttacttaacaattctacccttaggaatatatcctcaaactactgaaaatgtgcacctatgaaacatgtacatgaaagtttacagcagtgtgttgctaatagtaaaaaagttaaaacaactcaaacaactatcaaatactggagagaaataaaatgtggcttattcatacaatagaatattattaagacataaaaatgaatgagaaactgacagattaaatgactttgatgaaccttcataatttcatttgtagatctttccatttctaatttataaatacatttggggttataaattataaatgtactgcctcctgtcaaaaaaaaatcatacacttTCAAAGTTAGCGGAGAACTGAATAATTCAAATCTAAGATttaaaacccaaataaaacttttattttaaatataattttaaatatggtAAATCTGAGTAtgagaaatacaagaaaatattttgttcagTCATGTAAATCATGTAACAACTAATTgtaaaaaatatctcaaaattagATTAACCTTAAAAATTCCAGGTAGTGGCTTTTGTTTTCCTCAAAAGAGAAAGTATTATGTCAAGTTTATTCTTTCAGTGTGAATAATGATAATTCTTCACCTATGCATGGTGCTTGCTGGCTTGTAAACATGCTTCCCTGTTTATTTCTGTGAGTCTCACTACATAGATGTGAATGTTATCTACTCCCAGTATGGGGGCCTGGGTCCCACAGAACTGATGAACTCCCTGGGTTCTCCCAGTCAATTAGGAGAGGACAGCTAGAACCTGGTCCTGAGTCCCAGCTTCTCAGGCCCTGCTCCGCGGCCAGCCTGTCTGTGCTCTCCGGCATGCATAGCCATCCTCCAGTGAAGAGAAGGGCAGGGCATTATGGGATCTCATTTTGTCTTGGCTACCTTGAtgaagtttaaatgaaaataaaaagaaacaaaaaggaaagaaaaggccatGACTTCTCCTATGTGTGGTGGAGGGGAACATTTATTATAGATACGTGGGAAAGCATGgccagaggcaggaacatctgggagagtccagagtggaaaggaccagactgagctgggccatgtgggaagggggaggggaagggagaaagggtaaccaggtacagcagccaggaggccaaaggtacaaaGGGGAGGgtgaccaaaatgtctggattatataagGAAGCGCCTCTGTGTGAAGGCCAGCCCGGTCCCTGGGCTgaagagttcagggtagagggcggGTTGTACCAGCCATGCCCTGTAATAGgtagggatgctgggagaacctggtagccaggtccactttgatacgTTAAACAGACACCTCAACCATTTGTCCCGGTTTTGAAACTTAACAAAGTTCTGACAATGAAGAGAACTTCTAGAAGTGAGAAGGCCATCACACACCTGCTAGGATTATGTCAAGTTCCCATTTTTACTTCTACTAATGAAGTAATGTGTTGCCATCAGGTGATCCACCCATTTACCGTTTCTGGAAAGACACTCACCAACAGACCCACAGCTCTGCACCTAACAGCGTCACGGCAGGTATGGTAGAGACCACAGCCTATGCTTTGCTCACCAGCCTGAACCTGAAGGAGACGAATTACATCAACCCAATCATCAAGTGGTTGTCTGAAGAGCAGAGGTATGGAGGCGGCTTTTATTCCACCCAGGTAATGtgtgattagcttgatctgtgcCTCTTGCCCACACTACGCCTTCCACACTCACGCTGGCCTCCATGACTCTTTCTAACAAATGGGCTGCCATAGGTACAAACCATGTCTAGAATCTAGGACCCTGGAGGTTATCTGTATTAGTAACTTCATTGTTCAGAAGAGGAAATGAGCCTGAGGAGGGTTATTCAAGGAGCCAGTCAGCACCCAGCTTCCTGACGCTATGCCCCATGGTACTTCTTTCATTGTCTTTAAAGACCATGGAAGGCTGGTAGGTTACCAGCAATTACATCACATCCTGCTTAATAAGTAGTGGTTGCCATGGAAGCAAAGGTACCGATGATTCCTCTCCTGCATGATGTTTAGCTACCTATCGATCGTGTTTTATGTTGTGACCATTGTTACACAGTTGGTTAACGCAGTCATGTGTTGCATAACAATGTTTTGGTCAATAACAGACAATAAATATAATGGTGATTCATAAAATTATAGTAGAGCTGAAAACTTCCTGTGGCCTCCTGCTAGATTTGTGGCTATCATAATGTTGTCTATAAAACACTACTTGTGGCTGCAGCCCACCGGCCGGGCGGCCGCTGAGCAGTCGCTGAAGCTCGCTCCCTTGAGCGGCGGCCGGCCCGCCTCTCCGCCCTCCCGCTCCGCCCTCGCCTTCCTGCTGCCGGCCGGCCCGGCCCTACATGGGGGCGGGCCTCCGAAACACGGGTTTGGCTTCCTGTTCAGAGGCGGCCTTGCGCTAGGTGGCCGCCACACTGCCTGCGCCCGCCTCGGTGCGGTCACCGAGCCCGGGAGGAAGCTCCAGGGCGGCATCTCGGGCGGTTGCTCCAAGCCGGGCTGTGCGCCGCCATGGCCCCAGTGCAGCTGGAGAACCACCagctgatccctccaggtagcggtggcggtggcggcggcggcggcggcggcggcggcggcggcggcggcagcggcggcagcggcggcagcggcggcagcggctcAGCGTCTGCCCCGGTTCCTCCGCCTCCAGGAgccgcggtggcggcggcagctgcGGCCGCGGCTAGCCCTGGTTACTGGCTTCGCACGCTCATCGAATTTCTCCTCCACCGGGCCTACTCGGAGCTCTTGGTATTGACGGACTTATTGCCAAGGAAATCTGACGTGGACAGGAAAATAGAAATTGTCCAGTTTGCTAGCCGGACACGTCAACTCTTCGTTCGATTATTAGCTTTAGTAAAGTGGGCTAATGACGCTGGCAAAGTTGAGAAGTGTGCGATGATCTCGAGCTTTTTAGATCAACAAGCTTTCTTGTTTGTGGACACTGCTGATCGCTTGGCCTCCTTAGCTAGAGATGCACTGGTCCATGCACGCCTGCCTAGTTTTGCTATCCCATATGCCATTGATGTGCTGACTACTGGCTCTTATCCACGACTGCCAACCTGCATCAGGGATAAAATTATTCCTCCAGACCCAATTACCAAAATTGAGAAACAAGCCACACTTCATCAGCTTAATCAAATTCTTAGACATAGGCTTGTAACAACAGATCTTCCTCCACAGCTAGCAAATCTTACAGTGGCAAATGGCCGTGTGAAGTTTCGAGTTGAAGGAGAATTTGAAGCAACTTTGACAGTAATGGGTGATGATCCAGAAGTTTCATGGTGCCTTCTCAAGCTAGAAATTCTAGTTGAGGATAAGGAAACAGGAGATGGCCGCGCTTTGGTTCATAGCATGCAAATCGACTTTATCCATCAGTTGGTGCAGTCTCGGCTCTTTGCGGATGAGAAACCTCTTCAGGACATGTACAACTGCCTACATTGTTTCTGCTTATCACTTCAATTAGAAGTGTTACATTCCCAGACTCTAATGTTAATCCGAGAGAGGTGGGGCGACCTTGTCCAGGTGGAAAGGTATCATGCCGGAAAgtgcctctgtctctcagtttGGAATCAGCAGGTTCTAGGGAGAAAAACAGGCACAGCATCAGTTCACAAAGTCACAATTAAAATCGATGAGAATGATGTCTCCAAGCCTTTACAGATCTTTCATGATCCTCCTTTGCCAGCTTCGGATTCTAAATTAGTAGAAAGAGCTATGAAGATTGACCACTTATCAATAGAAAAGCTCCTGATTGACAGTGTTCATGCAAGAGCCCATCAGAAGCTGCAGGAACTGAAGGCCATTCTTAGAAGCTTCAATGCTAATGAAAACTCTTCCATAGAGACTGCACTTCCAGCTCTTATTGTTCCCATCTTGGAGCCCAGTGGTAATTCGGAGTGCCTACACATTTTTGTAGATTTGCATTCTGGAATGTTCCAATTGATGCTTTATGGACTTGACCAGGCCACTCTGGAGGACATGGAAAAATCTGTGAATGATGACATGAAGCGAATCATCCCTTGGATACAGCAGCTTAAGTTTTGGCTTGGACAACAGCGCTGCAAACAATCTATAAAACATCTGCCTACAATAACCACTGAAACATTGCAGCTTTCCAACTATTCAACGCATCCCATTGGAAACCTTTCCAAGAATAAACTCTTTATTAAACTTACCCGTCTTCCACAGTACTACATTGTTGTGGAAATGCTTGAGGTTCCCAATAAGCCCACACAGCTATCGTACAAGTATTACTTCTTGTCTGTGAGTACTGCAGATCGTCAAGACAGCCCTGTCATGGCGCTGCTTCTGCAGCAATTCAAGGACAACATCCAGGACTTGATGTCCTATACAAAGACTGGGAAACAGATCAAAGCTGGTACCAAGCACAAGCTGTCTGATGACCCATGTCCAGTAGAATGCAAGAAAGCCAAACGATCAGGAGAAATGTGTGCCTTCAATAAAGTTCTAGCTCATTTTGTCGCTATGTGCGACACCAACATGCCATTTGTAGGACTTCGATTGGAGTTGTCCAACCTGGAGATCCCACATCAGGGAGTGCAAGCGGAAGGGGCTGGCTTCAGCCATGCGATTCGCCTATTAACAATTCCTCCCTGTAAGGGAGTAAATGAGCAAACTCAGGAGGCCCTGGGCCGCTCTCTCCTTGATTGCACTTTCCGATTACAAGGTAGAAATAACCGCACATGGGTGGCAGAGTTAGTATTTGCAAATTGTCCGCTTAATGGCACTTCCACCAAGGAGCAAGGTGAGATCTTTCATAGACTGTTTTTGcatatttctagaattttaaggTGTTGATTACTACTAATCTTCTCTTTTGAATCCTATAGGACCATGCCGGCATGTTTACCtgacatatgaaaatctgttatCTGAACCTGTTGGTGGTAGAAAAGTAGTTGAAATGTTTCTTAATGACTGGAGTAGCATTGCCAGATTATATGAATGTGTGTTAGAATTTGCTCGTTCTCTACCAGACATACCTGCTCATCTGAATATTTTCTCAGAAGTTCGTGTTTATAATTATCGGAAACTTATCTTGTGTTATGGAGCCACCAAAGGAAGCTCAATTAGTATCCAGTGGAATTCCATTCATCAGAAATTTCATATTTCGTTGGGAACAGTTGGCCCAAACTCAGGTTGCAGTAACTGTCACAATACCATTCTCCATCAACTTCAGGAAATGTTCAACAAAACACCCAATGTGGTTCAGTTGTTACAGGTGTTATTTGATACTCAAGCACCATTAAATGCCATCAACAAACTCCCTACTGTGCCAATGTTGGGCTTGACTCAGAGAACTAACACTGCCCACCAGTGTTTCTCCATTCTCCCACAGTCGTCCACCCACATCAGACTGGCCTTCAGGAACATGTACTGCATTGACATATACTGCCGTAGTCGAGGTGTTGTGGCAATACGGGATGGGGCCTATAGTCTTTTTGATAACAGCAAGTTAGTTGAAGGCTTCTATCCTGCACCAGGATTAAAGACGTTCCTGAATATGTTTGTTGACAGCAGTCAGGATGCTCGGAGAAGATCTGTAAATGAGGATGATAACCCCCCTTCTCCTATAGGAGGTGATATGATGGACTCTTTAATATCACAGCTCCAGCCACCTCAGCAACAGCCATTTCCAAAGCAGCCAGGAACTTCAGGCGCTTACCCTCTTACTTCACCCCCTGCATCCTGTCACAACACAGTTAATCAGTCCCCCTCTATGATCCACACACAGTCTCCAGGAACCCTTGACCCTAGTTCTCCATACACTATGGTGTCACCAAGTGGACGAGCaggaaactggcctgggtctccTCAAGTGTCTGGACCCTCACCAGCAACCCGTTTGCCTGGAATGTCACCAGCCAACccatctctccattctcctgtCCCAGATGCTTCTCATTCCCCTCGAGCTGGCACAAGCTCCCAGACAATGCCAACCAACATGCCTCCACCTCGCAAACTACCTCAGCGCTCCTGGGCAGCATCCATACCCACCATCCTCACTCACAGTGCCTTGAACATCTTACTGCTCCCCTCTCCAACACCAGGCCTTGTGCCTGGCCTGGCAGGCAGTTACCTTTGTTCCCCGCTGGAGAGGTTCCTTGGGTCTGTCATCATGAGACGACACCTTCAAAGAATTATTCAACAGGAAACGTTGCAGCTGATCAATTCCAACGAACCTGGTGTAATCATGTTCAAGACAGATGCCCTGAAATGCAGAGTAGCCCTTAGTCCCAAAACCAACCAGACCCTTCAGCTAAAAGTGACACCTGAAAATGCAGGACAGTGGAAACCTGATGAGCTTCAAGTTTTGGAGAAATTCTTTGAGACAAGAGTCGCAGGACCACCATTTAAAGCCAACACACTTATAGCCTTCACCAAGCTGTTGGGAGCACCAACGCACATCCTCCGTGACTGTGTGCATATTATGAAGTTGGAGCTGTTCCCAGACCAGGCAACACAGCTAAAATGGAATGTCCAATTTTGCCTCACCATCCCTCCCAGCGCGCCACCGATTGCACCTCCTGGGACACCAGCTGTGGTGCTGAAATCCAAAATGCTGTTTTTCCTTCAACTAACTCAGAAAACATCAGTCCCTCCCCAAGAACCTGTTAGTATAATAGTTCCAATCATTTATGACATGGCTTCAGGTACCACCCAGCAGGCAGACATTCCCAGACAGCAgaactcttctgttgctgtgccCATGATGGTCAGCAACATTCTGAAGAGGT includes the following:
- the LOC114704699 gene encoding mediator of RNA polymerase II transcription subunit 14-like: MAPVQLENHQLIPPGSGGGGGGGGGGGGGGGGSGGSGGSGGSGSASAPVPPPPGAAVAAAAAAAASPGYWLRTLIEFLLHRAYSELLVLTDLLPRKSDVDRKIEIVQFASRTRQLFVRLLALVKWANDAGKVEKCAMISSFLDQQAFLFVDTADRLASLARDALVHARLPSFAIPYAIDVLTTGSYPRLPTCIRDKIIPPDPITKIEKQATLHQLNQILRHRLVTTDLPPQLANLTVANGRVKFRVEGEFEATLTVMGDDPEVSWCLLKLEILVEDKETGDGRALVHSMQIDFIHQLVQSRLFADEKPLQDMYNCLHCFCLSLQLEVLHSQTLMLIRERWGDLVQVERYHAGKCLCLSVWNQQVLGRKTGTASVHKVTIKIDENDVSKPLQIFHDPPLPASDSKLVERAMKIDHLSIEKLLIDSVHARAHQKLQELKAILRSFNANENSSIETALPALIVPILEPSGNSECLHIFVDLHSGMFQLMLYGLDQATLEDMEKSVNDDMKRIIPWIQQLKFWLGQQRCKQSIKHLPTITTETLQLSNYSTHPIGNLSKNKLFIKLTRLPQYYIVVEMLEVPNKPTQLSYKYYFLSVSTADRQDSPVMALLLQQFKDNIQDLMSYTKTGKQIKAGTKHKLSDDPCPVECKKAKRSGEMCAFNKVLAHFVAMCDTNMPFVGLRLELSNLEIPHQGVQAEGAGFSHAIRLLTIPPCKGVNEQTQEALGRSLLDCTFRLQGRNNRTWVAELVFANCPLNGTSTKEQGPCRHVYLTYENLLSEPVGGRKVVEMFLNDWSSIARLYECVLEFARSLPDIPAHLNIFSEVRVYNYRKLILCYGATKGSSISIQWNSIHQKFHISLGTVGPNSGCSNCHNTILHQLQEMFNKTPNVVQLLQVLFDTQAPLNAINKLPTVPMLGLTQRTNTAHQCFSILPQSSTHIRLAFRNMYCIDIYCRSRGVVAIRDGAYSLFDNSKLVEGFYPAPGLKTFLNMFVDSSQDARRRSVNEDDNPPSPIGGDMMDSLISQLQPPQQQPFPKQPGTSGAYPLTSPPASCHNTVNQSPSMIHTQSPGTLDPSSPYTMVSPSGRAGNWPGSPQVSGPSPATRLPGMSPANPSLHSPVPDASHSPRAGTSSQTMPTNMPPPRKLPQRSWAASIPTILTHSALNILLLPSPTPGLVPGLAGSYLCSPLERFLGSVIMRRHLQRIIQQETLQLINSNEPGVIMFKTDALKCRVALSPKTNQTLQLKVTPENAGQWKPDELQVLEKFFETRVAGPPFKANTLIAFTKLLGAPTHILRDCVHIMKLELFPDQATQLKWNVQFCLTIPPSAPPIAPPGTPAVVLKSKMLFFLQLTQKTSVPPQEPVSIIVPIIYDMASGTTQQADIPRQQNSSVAVPMMVSNILKRFAEMNPPRQGECTMFAAVRDLMANLTLPLAGVHSHYCF